The Natrinema sp. DC36 genome includes the window CCGTCCTGGTGGACGCGGATACGGTAGCCCTCGTACGAAAACGTGACGTGCGCGTTCGCCTCGAGGGGTGACGGTGACGAGAAGAGACCAGTGATGAGGCCATCGATACGGTAATATATCGGAGCGAGCTCCATCGGTTCGACATCATCGATATCAGCGATGACTTCGACGAGGCGAGCCGCCGGATCCTCCTGGTCGGTGTCGAGCTGTCGTCGAATCGCGCCGCCGTCAGCAGTAGCGCCGGTCAGTTCAGTCATCGATATCGTGACTGTCAGTGCTCCCGACGGGTAACTATTGTACCGGCTACTGCCTGCCCTGCTACCCGGCCTGCGTGACTTGCGGCAGGGCTCGATAGGCGACGGGATCGCCCCACGAAACGCCGGTGGGATACGGTTCCGAACGGTCGTCGTAGCTCCGCCGATTTACGAGAATCAAAGATTCTGGAACGACGTGACCTCGAGGTGGTTCACAGATCACCCGACCGGATCCGTTCCTCGGCCTCCTCGAGCGCCCGATCCCGGTCGAAGCCCTCGATAACCGCCCGGAGTTCGTCCTCGTCGGCCGCCGCCAGTTCCCGCGCGTGCTCGGTGATGTTCGGCACCGCGCGGATGATGTTGTCGACGATCGGCACGTCGGCCACCCGCGGCGAGCGCGACAGCGGGTTGAGGTCGATCACGATCTCGGTCTTGCCCATCTCGTCTAACGCCTCGGCGCGGTCGCCGTCCTCGAGGGGCACGAGCACGACGTCGGCCTCGTAGATGCCGTCGGCATCGACCTTCGAGCGCTCGTGGTCGAGGTTCGGAATGTGCGCGTCGGCCTCGAGCCCCTTGACCTCGTCCGCGCCGTGCTCGCGCAGGTGGTCGGCGATGGCTTCGATTCGCTCGGGCGTTCGGTTGAACAGGTTGACCTCGAGGTCGGCGTCGACGACGTCGGCCAGTTCGGCCATCTCACCGGGGACCAGCGCGGCGACGTTGCCGTTGATCGAGAGCACGGGACGCTCGGCGAGCAGGAGGTGTGCCGCGGCGGCCCGTTCGGCGTCGTCGGCGCTCGGAATCGTCTCCTCGCCCAGCAGGTAGTCGAACGCGCTGCCCCGCCCTTCGGCGTGCATCCCCTGGAGGTGGGTGATCCCTTTCTCGACGCCCCGCTCGATTCGGTGGCGAGTGAGCAGGTCCTGATATCTGGGGTGGTCCTCCGGGATCTCCTCCTCGTGCTCGACGTCGGCGGAGACGCTGTCGTAATCGGTCACGATCGATCACTTGGTTCGGTCGATAAAAAACAGACCGATCCGACGAGTACTCGCGGTCAGGTCGAACGGCGCAGCCTGCTCGGTCCCGGGCGGACGCCATTCCGACCGGTTTCGGATCACTCCTCGCCTCATGGCTCGACTCGCCTCCTTCGCGGTCGATCGTATAAAGACGCGATACATTTCGTGCGAATCTACTCACACGAGTGGAGCCACCTCCACGTATGGCCACAGACCGACGAGATGACGACTCGGCACTCAGCGCCTCGAGGACGGACGATGACTACGGTTCCCACCTCGAGCGGAGTCGGACGGTCTGGGACCGGTGGAGTAACTGGTACGAGATGAGCGAGCGCGATCTCGAACCGATGCGCGAGGCGACGATCGATCGGCTCGACCTCCACCCGGGTGACCGCGTGCTGGAAATCGGCTGCGGACCGGGCGTCAACTTCGAACGGATTCGATGCGATATCGGTCCGGCGGGCGAACTCGTCGCGATCGACTACAGCCCGGAAATGGTCGAAAAAGCACGCGAGCGGGTCGAGACACGCGGCTGGGAGAACGTCGAGGTTCGCTGCGCCGACGCCACGACGGCCGAGTTCGACGACCCGTTCGACGGGGCCCTGGCGACGCTCTCCCTGAGCGTTATGCCCGACATCCGCCGCGCGACCGAGACCGTGTATCGAACGTTGCGCCCTGACACCACGTTTGCGGTATTCGATATTGGGACGATCTCCGACGGTCCCGCTCGAGTCCTGAACCCGCTCATCCGGCGTTTCTTGCGCTGGTACGCGAACTGGAATCCCGACGGCGACGTTGTGGCGTCGCTCGAGGCCGTCTTTGATGAATGCGACATCGTCGATACCTATATGGCCGGCACCATGTACACCGTCGTTTGCGAGAAACGCGACCGGGTCTGAGACGGGTATAGTAGCCACTGAAACGATCCACACACCGATCGTAAGCTGCCGTGCGATCAGGTGTACATTGACTTTCAGTGGCTACCATAGCTGATCGACCCGTACTACGGTCCGCTCTCGAGGACGCGTTCGACCGCGTTCGCCTCGCCGCGGCGGAGGAGTTCCGAGGCCGTCGAGACGGCACACTCGAGTTCGGCGGCCACCGCCGCGATACCGGCCTCTCGCGGGATCTCGTAGAATCCGACATCCCGGGCCGCCCGAAGCGCGGCTATCTGGCGGTCGGAAACGGGCGCGCCGCTGACCGTTACGGCGTCGCTCACCCAGCGGACGGTCAATTGCAGTCCGTCGGGAACGTCCTCCATCATGGCGGCGAGGGCGGACGAATGCCCGACGACGGTCAGTCGAATCGTCCGATCGGATCTGACCTCGATCGGCGGCACGATCACGGCCGTTCGCTGTGCGAGCGCGTTCAGCAACGACAGCCCCTCCGGACCGAGGTCTCGACGGAGATAGCAAAAGAAGCCGTCGTCGGACGGCGTGATATCGTACTCGCGGACACCCTCGAGGTCGCACAACAGCGACTCGTAGGCTGTGGGGTCGCCGTAGACGAACGACGTGATCGTCTCGACGCCGTCGGCCGACTGACCGCCCACGATGACTTCTCGGTCGATGTCGGGCGACTCGCAGATTCCCTCGTGAATCGGTGGAATCGCCTCCGGAGCGTACTCGAGTCGGATTCCCATCGATTTCATGGCTCGATCATGTCCCTCGAGACACATAACTGCTCGATAGCGACGGGACAGACTTGACGCTGCTCGTACACGCAGTCGGCCCATCCCGTTCTGGTCGGGCTATGACGTCTCTCGAATTGAAACGATGAAAAAGAGAGAACGGTACGCGACCGGTTCGAATCGGTGCGGGAGTTACTCGGTGAAGGTGATCCAGCCGTCGGGTGCCTGCGCCTTCACGTCGTTCATCGCCTCGCGGGCGTCCGTGCGGTTCGCGTAGGTCTGCGTGCTCTTCGCCATCGTCGTCCCGTACTCGTCGATCAGCTGCCAGACCCAGCCGTCGTCGGCGGTGTGCAGCTCGAAGGAAACGCTGTCGATCTCGAGGATGCTCGCCGACTCGATCAGTTCGCGGACGTTCTCGAGGGCCTCGCGCGCGGCGTCGACCGTTTCGTGCGTTTCGGAGCCGGACGCGACGGTGCGGCCGTCCTCGTCGATGAGCCGCCAGCGCCAGCGTTCGTCGTCGTCGGCGACGAGTTCGAACGAGGCGACGTCGAAGTCGACGCGGCCGGCCATCGGCGCGAGCCGACGGACCGCTTCGATCGCGTCCAGCAGTTCGTCCTTGCTCGCAGCGGAGTCGACCGCCTCGGCGAGCACCTCGCGATCGCGGTCGACGAGTTCCCACGACCAGCTGTCGTCGCCGTCGAGGCGAATGACGGCGTCCTCGATCGCGAAGATCGGCGCCTCGGGCGCGTGGGCCGTGAGGGCGTCGACACCGTCGGTCGCCGCCTCGCGATCGGAGTAGGAGACGGTCGAGTCGGCGATCTCCGCTCGGTCGCGGTCGAGCAGCCGGAAGTGCCACTCGCCGTTGCCGTACAGCTGCACGGACACGTCGCCGATCGTGGAGCGACGAGCCGTTGCGGCGGCGTCGCGCACGTCGTCGAGACCGTCGACCAGTTCGTCGCGGGTCGGATGGTCCTCGCCGTCGACGGCGACGGTGTCACCGGACGGCATGACGAACCGCCAGTGCCAGTCTTCCGTCGCGTACGTCTGGAAGATCGCCCGGTCCATCGTCCGCACGTCGGAGTCGAGATACTCGAGCAGCCGATTCATCGCCTGGCGCGCGGCTCCGCGGGTGGGATGGGTCGCCGGATCCTCCGCGACGAGCTTGCCGGCCTCGTCGATGAGCCGCCAGCCCCACTCGTCGTCCTCGTTGACGAACAGCTCGAAGGCCGCGGTCTCGATCTCGAGGAGTTCCGCGTTGGGTGCCTGCTCTTTCAGCGTCATCATCGCTTCCGCAGCATCGCCGCGGGAGGTGTGTTCCTCGCCGCTGTCCGCGAGCACGTTTCCGTCCTCGTCGATGAGTCGCCAGCGCCACTCGCCGGAATCGGCTTCGTAGACCTGGAAGGCAGCGTTCTCGAACTCGATGAGCTCCGCCTCGCTGGCCTGCTGGCGAACCCGCTCGATCGCCGTCGTCGCCGTCTCGGCGTCGGCGTGTGGCTCCGTACTCGCAGCGACGACGTCCCGGTCGTCGGTGACGAGCCGCCAGTGCCACGGACCGGTCTCGTCCGCGTCGGGCGCATCGACGGTCGTTCCGCCGTCGGCCGCGGGTTCGGGCTCTTCGACCGTCGCGGGGAGGTCGTCGTCCGGCGTGGATGCGGCACTGCCACCGGCGCTGGGCCCCGCCGCCGGATACACTTCGTACTCGGCGTCCTCGATCTCGACGACGTCCGCTTCGCGGGCGTTCTCACCGAACTGGTCGGCCCACTCCGCCGAGCCGTCGTGTTCGGGGGTTCCCTCGGGTCCGCGCGCGACGACGTGCTCGGTCTCGTCGACCAGCCGGTAGCGCCACTCCTCGCCGGACTCGTAGAGCTCGTAGGTCGGTTCGCCGGCGACGGTGACCGACGCCGACTCGAGCGCCGGGAGCAACGCTTCGGCGGCCTTCTCGGCGTCGCGCCGGGAGTCGAACTCGTCCGTGCTGTTGGCGACGACCTCGTCGTCGGCGTCGACGAACCGCCAGGTCCAGCCGTCGGCTCGCTCGCAGAGTTCCACGCCGACGTGCTCGACGTCGAGAACCCGCGCCTGATCGAACCGTTCGGCGAACGTCTGGGCGGCGTCTTCGGCCCGTTCCTGCGTCGAGTGTCCCGTCTCGCTCGAGGCCAGCGGCGCGCGTTCGTCGTCGACCAGCTGCCAGTACCACTGATCGCGTCGCTCCTCGTAGGTGAAGGCAGCACCCTCGATCTCGATCACGTCGGCGTCGGGGCCCCGATCCTTCAGGAAGCTCACCGACTCCTCGGCGCCGTCGCGCCGATCGAATTCGCCGGCACAGGAGCCGACGATGGAGCCGTCGTCCCGCGCGAGCGTCCACTGCCACGTGCCGTCGCGGTCCTCGTAGAGTCGGAACGCCGAAGTCGTCAGCTCCATTAGCCCCGCGGAGCTGATCTGGGACTTGACGCGCTCGATACCCTCCGTGGCGTCCGGCCGCGTCACGGCGCTCTCGTTGCTCTGGGCCAGCGCCTCGAGGTGGAGGACGTGCCACTTCCAGTCGCCGTTCTCGTCGCGGAAGACGGCGAACTGTGCGCTTTCCATCGCGTCTCCGGTGAGAATCGGCGGATCTTCGGTCTTCCCTTCCTCCGCGACGAACATCCCCTTCTGTCCCGTGAGCACGGGAACGAGCGCGGTCACGCCCGCGATGATCCCGATACCGAGCGTGTAGACCGAAATGACCTCCACGCTATAGTCGGTCCCGAGTTGCCGCCAGTTGTACGGATACGCCCACCCGAAAAAGCCGACGCCCGCCAGCGAGATCAACAGACCGACGAAACTGGCCTGGATTCCCCGTCGACGAACCGGCAACATCAGGACGATTCCGAGCAGGCAGAACGCGAGCCCCGTCGCCGCCGTCACTCCGGAGATGCGGATGAGCGTGTAGGGGTTCCCCTCACCCGCGTAGCCGATCACGAACGTCGCGACGCCAGCGGCACCGATGATGTAGCCGACGATGAACAGCCAGTAGCCGTAGACGTCCTTGCTCGAGTCGGGTTCACCGACGTAGTGTTCATACAGCTGAAATAAGCTTTGGTGAAAGTCAGTTCGTGAAGCCATTGTCAAACTTGACCGGATAACTTGAACGAATCATAATAAAGTTCTGGCTACCAGTACGAAACCTGTCATAAAAAGTGCGGTCCCTCGAGCCGCACCGGTAAGCGATCTGTGCCGATTCGTATCGGTCACGTTCGATCACGAAACCGGGATCGAAAACGGTCACCGGATGACGAGGGGAGCGCCGAACGGCAGTGCACACTCGATCGTATTGCTGGCTGTTTGATGATAGAATACGGGCTGCGACGACTCTATAGTAGCCACTGAGCGGAGCTGGTCCCTACTTGAGCATCGCACCGGCCGGATGTGTGGCGCAGACCGAGGGCTCGTAGCCTGCATCGGATAGCCCCGTCCCGAGCGCGAAGACGGTTTCGCCGAGCATGGCCATCGACGCCTGTCCGTCGACCGCCGAGACGTCGGTGATCGCCTCCGAGACCCGTGCCGTCAGTAGCCCCGCATCGTGCGCGAACAGCCTCGAGGCGTACAGGAAGGAGAGCAACGTCGGTTCCTCGACGACCCGCGCGAGCGCTTCCTGGCCGGCGGCGGTCAGCGCTTCCGTATCGCCCGAGAGCACGTCGGCCGTCGAGCGTTCGCCGAACGAGACGTATTCCACTCGTGCGCGGGCGGGGATCGCATCGAGTTCGTTGTGATGGGGGCCGCCGGGCTCGAGGCGGATCGGGACGCCGCCGTGGGCCTGGGCAACCACGTCTCCGAGCCCCGTCCCGGCCTGAACCTCGGCACCGTGAGCGATCGTGACGAGTTCGTTCATCGAGAGTTTGCGATCGAAGACGCGATTGGTCGCGAGCGCCGTCCCGAGTGCCATCGCTCCCGACACGCCGAACCCCGCTCCGAGCGGGAGTTCGGAGTTCGCCTCGACTCGAGCGGTCGCGTTGAGCGTCTCGAGGACGGTCGCTACCGGGTCGACATCGATTTCCGTCCCGTCGAGAACGACGGTCGTCTCCGTCGCTGGCTCGACCGTTACGTCGACACCGTCCGTCAGCGTCAGTCCCGCGCCTCGTGAGCCGGCTTTCGTCGGATCGTCGTCCGGATGGGTGCTGAAAAAGCCCGTGACGTGACCGGGGACGAACGCCGTCACCTCCTCGCGCATTACGCCTCCGCTTTCGGCCGGAGCGATATAACGTTGAAGATTCCGCGATCGCGATAGACTTGCGGCGCGAACCGGTTCGATATCCAACTCCCTATCGGGCCGATCGAGAACTGGTTACGCGTACCGCGCGATTGGGAAGCAAACGCGCACACCGGAAACGCGACTCGGTCCGCCGAGACCGTTCGAGGTTGGGTCGTTCCGAGACGCGTTCGCCTGAACGGCAGCACTACTGCCGTACCACAACTGCCATAGATAACTCCCACCACTGTATTAAATACGCTCTATATAGAAGAGAAAGTTGGATTGTCTATCATGTGATACCACTGCACGTCGCATGACAGACAACGACAAACTTGGCGAACAGCCGGCGACCGACGAATCGACGACCGACCGACGAACACTCCTAAAGGCGACCGGAACGACCATCGTCGGCGGCGCGGGACTGGCCGCCGCGTCCGGGTCGGCCTCCGCACAGTTCCTTGGCGGCCCCACTGTGATCGAAGTCGATGACGGTTGGCTCGGCTGGAGCGCCGACGGCAGCATCCCCGTCGCGGACGAAGTGCTCATCTTCATCCACGGCTGGTTCGGCGATAGCACCGTCGAGAGCCAGACCACCGACGTGCAAGACTCCCTCGAGGCGGGCGGCTATACGCCCGACGAGACCGTTGCAATCGAGTGGCCCGGTACCACGCTCAACTTCGTCGGTGCCGAGGCCGACACCGAGGACGTCGGCGAGGTCGTCGCCGGTCTCGTCGAGGAATTCTACGATGCCGGTGGCGGAAATATCCGCCTCGTCGGTCACTCCCTCGGTGGGCGCTGCGTTTACTGGACCGCGACCAAGCTCAGCAGCGGCTACGAGATCGAGACCGTCGCGGGACTCGGCGCGGCCGCCGACGGCTCCGAAATCTGTGGCGACCCGTGGAATCCCGGCCTCAGCAACGCCTGCGAGGTCCGTAACTATCACTCCAACAACGACTCGACCGTCGGCGGTGCCTACGGCGGCTGGGGCGACACCGCTCTCGGAACCGAGGGTGCGGGCTGCAACCCCGGATCGAACTACACCGACGTCGACGTGACCTACAGCGTCGGCAGCCACCTCGCGTATCTGGGCGACGATGCCGTCGGTGCAGACCTCGCCGGTGCGATCAACAGCGGCTCCTGTACCAGCGGCGGCGGTGGCGACGACGGCGACGACGACGGCAGCTGGTGGAGTTGGTAATCGACGACGGCAGCTGGTGGGGCTAGTAATCGCGGCCGATCCCATCCACCCGCCCCAGTAGCGATCCGAAATCAGTGAGAGTCGTCCAAATCGTTTTTCTTCGCCAACGCATTCCTTCGGAACGACGGTACGGGATCCACTCTCGTGTCCGAAACCGTACCGGTACCCGTCTCGAGTATCCGGGCGACGGGTCGGCCGGTTCTCGCGCCCGGTATCCGGTTGCCACCGACTGCGTTCCGGTTCCGACGCTCGTCGTCCGGGAGTGAATTTGCTCGAGCGTCTCTCGGCGAGCGCCCAGTGGTCCTCGAACGGCGGGGCCTAGCAGCGCTGGACCTCGACCGGCAACTAGTCGCTGGAAGTGTTGATCGAGAACAACTACTCCGTAATATTTGATCAGATGGGGTTTGAATGCACTCAGAATAGCGGAGTAAAAACCAACCGGCTCGTACCGGAATAAGGATGTGTTGTATGTCAGACAAGCACACCTCCGGCAAATCGTATTCGATCGATCGACGAACGCTCCTTAAGACCACCGCAACGGCCGCCGTCGCGGCCGCGGGCGTCGGCGCGACGACCGGATCGGCGCTCGCGGACACGGACGAGATCATGGAGGTAGACCTGCGGGGCGGAATCCCGCCGGTGTCGGCGGCACCGCAGGGCGAGGACGAGGTTATCTTCAACGTCCACGGCTACAGCGGGTCGTCCGCCAGCGTCAGTCAGTCACAGACACTTCAGGACACGCTCCGCCAGCTCGGCAACACCGAGACGGTAACCGCGGTCACCTGGGACGACAGCGGCTTGCCAGGGTCGGCCGAGTCCAGCGCTCGCCAGCAGGGCGCGGACTTCGCCGACTGGATGGAGGGATACATCCAGGAGAATCCCGGCACGACGATTCGGGTCCTCGGCCACTCGATGGGCGGGATCGTCGCTTTCGAGTTCATGGCTGCCGCGGCTGGCCGATTCCAGGTCGCGAACGTCGACTCCATCGGGTCCTACGAGGTCAGCGACGTTCCCTGCGAGGGGACGGAGTTCCACGACGCCATCGACCAGGTCGCGTCGTTCGCCGGCAACTACTACTCGACGAACGACTCCATCGCGCGGCTCGGGAGCGGGCCAGCGGACTGTGGCTTCGGCGGCGGCTCGCTGCCCTCGAACTACGCTGACGTCGACGTCAGCGACTCCGTCGGCAGCCACACCACCTACAAGTCGAGTACCGGCTTCGGGCAGGCGTACATCAGCAACTTCCAGCCCGGCGTCGACCGGAACGGCGACGGCGGTGACAACGGTGATGGCGGCGAGGACGCCGCGCCGACCATCGACTCGCTGTCGGTGGACCAACAGAGCTTCTGGGGCAACGACATCACCGTCGAGTGGTCCGTCTCGGACGCCAACGGTGACCTCTCGTCCGTCCAGTCCGTCGTCTTCGGCTCGAGTAGCAACCGGCTGGACAGTACGCGTACGAGCGTTTCCGGCTCGAGCGCCTCGGGGACTCACGAACTCGACCCGCCGTACTACAACGACGGCACCTACGTCAGGGTCCGGGTCACCGACGCCGCCGGCAACGATTCGACCCGTCGCGTCCAGCTATAAGCGACGACCGACCGGGCCTGGTCGGCCCTTCGATTTTTCTTCGAGGAATTCGCACTACGGACTCAGACGCTGACGATCACGCGGGAAGAGAACAGCTTCCCGAATGTTGTCCAGCCCGAGGATCGTCATGATCAGGCGCTCGCCGCCGAGCCCGAAGCCGGCGTGGGGCGGCATGCCGTACTTGAACATCTTGGTATAGTACTCGAACTGGTCGGGATCGAGCCCCTGCTGTTCGAAGCCCTCGATGAGCTTCTCGTGGCGGTGCTCGCGCTGGCCGCCCGAGACCAGTTCCATCCGCGGGTGCATGAGGTCGAAGCCGGTCGAGAGCTGGGGATCGTCGTCGTGATCCTTGATGTAAAACGGCTTGATCTCGCTGGGCCAGTCGGTGATGAAGTAATGGCCGCCGACGTCCTGCCCGAGGGCCTCCTCGGCCGGCGTCGGAAGGTCGTCGCCCCAGACGAGCTGTTCGTCGAGTTCGCCCGTGGCGTTGATGCGCTCGAGGGCCTCCTCGTAGCTGATTCGCGGGAAATCGCCGTCGGGGACCGCGAAGTCCTCGGCGAGGTCGAGCTCCTCGAGCTGGTCGCCGAAGTTCTCCTGAACGGACTCGTAGGCGGCTTTGACGATGCCCTCGGCGACGTCCATGGCGTCGGTGTGGTCACAGAACGCGCCCTCGAAGTCGATCGAGGTGGCCTCGTTCAAGTGCCGCGGCGTGTTGTGTTCCTCCGCGCGGAAGATCGGGCCGATCTCGAAGACCCGCTCGACGTTCGAGCCGGCGACCAGCTGTTTGAACAGCTGTGGCGACTGGTTCATGAAGGCCTCCTCGCCGAAGTAGGTGATCGGGAACAGTTCCGTCCCGCCCTCGGTCCCCGTCGCGACGATCTTTGGCGTGTTGATCTCCGTACAGTCGTAGTCCCGGAACTGGTCACGGACCGAACGCAACACGTCCGAACGGATCTCGAAGACCGTCTGGACCTCCTCCTTGCGGAGGTCGAGGGTGCGGTTGTCCAGTCGCGTCGAGAGGTCGGCGTCGACCTTCTCCGAGGGGTCGAGCGGCAGTTCGGGGTCGGCGGGGGCGACGACCTCGACGGACTCGGGCGTGACCTCGACGCCCGTCGGCGCGCGCGGTTCCTCTTCGACCGCACCGGAGACTTCGATGACGCTCTCGCGGGAGACCCCCAGTCCCGTCTCGACCAACTCTTCGTCCATCTCGTCTTTCTCGAACTTGATCTGGATCTTGCCCGTCGTATCTCGAAGGATCAGGAATGCGATGCCCCCGAGATCGCGGATCTCGTGGACCCAGCCGGCGACCGTCGCGTCGTCGCCCGGCTCGGCGTCGGCAGTGTAGGTTCTGTCCTGCATACCATCCGATTCACGCAGGCGGAACTTAAGCGCAGTCGTTCGCACCGAGAGTCGCGGGTTCGTCAAAACCCGCAGTCGATGCCGAGTTCGGCACCGACAGCGGTAGGTGCAGCGCGGGGACGGTTCGATCGGCGGGTCTCAGACTCGCCCGGCTCACTGGGAAACCGTGCCGGCCAGAACGTAATACTCGTGGTGTGGCTCCCGCCCCCACAATACCGGATCGACGAGCGGTTCGTACTCGATGTCTCGTAGACCGCGCCGCTTGAGGACCGCACGCAGTTCTTCGGGCGGTCGTCCGTCGTACATCGGCAGGTCGTCGTGGATCTGTTCGTACTCGTCCCACGGTTCGGCGTGGTTCCAGTAGCCCTCGATCACGAGAATTCGACCGCCCGGTTCGACGACCCGCTGCCACTCCCCGATCGCCGTCTCGGGGTTCGGGAGCGTCCAGACGAGGTGGCGAGCCGTGACCAGTTCGACGGTGTTGTCGGGAACCGCGAGGGCCTCCGCGTCTCCGCGGTAGAAATCGGCCGACCGGCCCGCCTGTTCGGCTTTCTTCCGGGCGCGCTCGAGCATCTCCGGCGCGAAGTCGACGCCCGTAACGTCGTGGCCCAGTTCCGCCAGCAGCAGCGAAATAACCCCCGTCCCACACCCGATATCGAGCACCTGCAGCGGCTCGTCGCCGGTCCACTCGCGGAGAACCGCCAGCCACTGGTCGTGCTGTTCCTCGCTGTGGATGCCGTGTTGGCTCGCGTCATCGAACGTCGTCGCGCGCCCGTTCCAGTGCTGTCGGACGAGTTCCTTGACGGCATCCCCGTTCCGATCCGGTCGTGTCATGCAGGATTTTGCCCCATCTGTACCGACCTTCCTCTAGATCCGATAAAAGCATGGGGGTCGTTACGTTCGTCTCCGTAGCACGCAGCTATTCGATACAAATACTCGTCTGAGACCGGCATCCAACGGTTCCAGACGAACCGTTTTGCCGGGCCAACGCGATTACCCGGTATGGACGACCTCGAGCGACTCGCAGCCGATCTCGGAAGCGCGGACACGGTCGTCGCCTTCACTGGCGCGGGGATCTCGGCCCCCTCCGGCGTGCCGACGTTCCGGGGTGACGACGGCGTCTGGGACCGGTTCGACGAGGGACAGTTCACCTACGGCCGGTTTCAGCGCGATCCCGAGGGGTTCTGGCGGGACCGCGTCGAACTCCAGCGAGTGATGTTCGACGAGGCGTACGAGCCGAACGCGGCCCACGAGGCGCTGGCCGAGATGGGGCGGGACGGCGACCTCGAGGCGATCCTCACCCAGAACACGGACGGGCTCCACGCCGAAGCGGCCGCGGCGATCGACGACGGCGGGGAAAACGACGAACCGACCGTCCTCGAGTTACACGGCAACTCACAGCGGGTCCGCTGTACGGACTGCGGGAAACGCAGGGACGGCGATCCGATCTTCGAGCGCGCCGCGAACGGCGAACTCCCGCCGACCTGTGACTGCGGCGGCGTGTTC containing:
- a CDS encoding HalOD1 output domain-containing protein, with amino-acid sequence MTELTGATADGGAIRRQLDTDQEDPAARLVEVIADIDDVEPMELAPIYYRIDGLITGLFSSPSPLEANAHVTFSYEGYRIRVHQDGTTTVRELSA
- a CDS encoding 4-phosphopantoate--beta-alanine ligase, which produces MTDYDSVSADVEHEEEIPEDHPRYQDLLTRHRIERGVEKGITHLQGMHAEGRGSAFDYLLGEETIPSADDAERAAAAHLLLAERPVLSINGNVAALVPGEMAELADVVDADLEVNLFNRTPERIEAIADHLREHGADEVKGLEADAHIPNLDHERSKVDADGIYEADVVLVPLEDGDRAEALDEMGKTEIVIDLNPLSRSPRVADVPIVDNIIRAVPNITEHARELAAADEDELRAVIEGFDRDRALEEAEERIRSGDL
- a CDS encoding methyltransferase domain-containing protein, with amino-acid sequence MATDRRDDDSALSASRTDDDYGSHLERSRTVWDRWSNWYEMSERDLEPMREATIDRLDLHPGDRVLEIGCGPGVNFERIRCDIGPAGELVAIDYSPEMVEKARERVETRGWENVEVRCADATTAEFDDPFDGALATLSLSVMPDIRRATETVYRTLRPDTTFAVFDIGTISDGPARVLNPLIRRFLRWYANWNPDGDVVASLEAVFDECDIVDTYMAGTMYTVVCEKRDRV
- a CDS encoding helix-turn-helix domain-containing protein, translated to MKSMGIRLEYAPEAIPPIHEGICESPDIDREVIVGGQSADGVETITSFVYGDPTAYESLLCDLEGVREYDITPSDDGFFCYLRRDLGPEGLSLLNALAQRTAVIVPPIEVRSDRTIRLTVVGHSSALAAMMEDVPDGLQLTVRWVSDAVTVSGAPVSDRQIAALRAARDVGFYEIPREAGIAAVAAELECAVSTASELLRRGEANAVERVLESGP
- a CDS encoding DUF1508 domain-containing protein gives rise to the protein MASRTDFHQSLFQLYEHYVGEPDSSKDVYGYWLFIVGYIIGAAGVATFVIGYAGEGNPYTLIRISGVTAATGLAFCLLGIVLMLPVRRRGIQASFVGLLISLAGVGFFGWAYPYNWRQLGTDYSVEVISVYTLGIGIIAGVTALVPVLTGQKGMFVAEEGKTEDPPILTGDAMESAQFAVFRDENGDWKWHVLHLEALAQSNESAVTRPDATEGIERVKSQISSAGLMELTTSAFRLYEDRDGTWQWTLARDDGSIVGSCAGEFDRRDGAEESVSFLKDRGPDADVIEIEGAAFTYEERRDQWYWQLVDDERAPLASSETGHSTQERAEDAAQTFAERFDQARVLDVEHVGVELCERADGWTWRFVDADDEVVANSTDEFDSRRDAEKAAEALLPALESASVTVAGEPTYELYESGEEWRYRLVDETEHVVARGPEGTPEHDGSAEWADQFGENAREADVVEIEDAEYEVYPAAGPSAGGSAASTPDDDLPATVEEPEPAADGGTTVDAPDADETGPWHWRLVTDDRDVVAASTEPHADAETATTAIERVRQQASEAELIEFENAAFQVYEADSGEWRWRLIDEDGNVLADSGEEHTSRGDAAEAMMTLKEQAPNAELLEIETAAFELFVNEDDEWGWRLIDEAGKLVAEDPATHPTRGAARQAMNRLLEYLDSDVRTMDRAIFQTYATEDWHWRFVMPSGDTVAVDGEDHPTRDELVDGLDDVRDAAATARRSTIGDVSVQLYGNGEWHFRLLDRDRAEIADSTVSYSDREAATDGVDALTAHAPEAPIFAIEDAVIRLDGDDSWSWELVDRDREVLAEAVDSAASKDELLDAIEAVRRLAPMAGRVDFDVASFELVADDDERWRWRLIDEDGRTVASGSETHETVDAAREALENVRELIESASILEIDSVSFELHTADDGWVWQLIDEYGTTMAKSTQTYANRTDAREAMNDVKAQAPDGWITFTE
- a CDS encoding pantoate kinase, which encodes MREEVTAFVPGHVTGFFSTHPDDDPTKAGSRGAGLTLTDGVDVTVEPATETTVVLDGTEIDVDPVATVLETLNATARVEANSELPLGAGFGVSGAMALGTALATNRVFDRKLSMNELVTIAHGAEVQAGTGLGDVVAQAHGGVPIRLEPGGPHHNELDAIPARARVEYVSFGERSTADVLSGDTEALTAAGQEALARVVEEPTLLSFLYASRLFAHDAGLLTARVSEAITDVSAVDGQASMAMLGETVFALGTGLSDAGYEPSVCATHPAGAMLK
- a CDS encoding alpha/beta fold hydrolase, giving the protein MTDNDKLGEQPATDESTTDRRTLLKATGTTIVGGAGLAAASGSASAQFLGGPTVIEVDDGWLGWSADGSIPVADEVLIFIHGWFGDSTVESQTTDVQDSLEAGGYTPDETVAIEWPGTTLNFVGAEADTEDVGEVVAGLVEEFYDAGGGNIRLVGHSLGGRCVYWTATKLSSGYEIETVAGLGAAADGSEICGDPWNPGLSNACEVRNYHSNNDSTVGGAYGGWGDTALGTEGAGCNPGSNYTDVDVTYSVGSHLAYLGDDAVGADLAGAINSGSCTSGGGGDDGDDDGSWWSW
- a CDS encoding alpha/beta hydrolase, whose amino-acid sequence is MSDKHTSGKSYSIDRRTLLKTTATAAVAAAGVGATTGSALADTDEIMEVDLRGGIPPVSAAPQGEDEVIFNVHGYSGSSASVSQSQTLQDTLRQLGNTETVTAVTWDDSGLPGSAESSARQQGADFADWMEGYIQENPGTTIRVLGHSMGGIVAFEFMAAAAGRFQVANVDSIGSYEVSDVPCEGTEFHDAIDQVASFAGNYYSTNDSIARLGSGPADCGFGGGSLPSNYADVDVSDSVGSHTTYKSSTGFGQAYISNFQPGVDRNGDGGDNGDGGEDAAPTIDSLSVDQQSFWGNDITVEWSVSDANGDLSSVQSVVFGSSSNRLDSTRTSVSGSSASGTHELDPPYYNDGTYVRVRVTDAAGNDSTRRVQL